A single Salmo trutta chromosome 14, fSalTru1.1, whole genome shotgun sequence DNA region contains:
- the LOC115208135 gene encoding ETS-related transcription factor Elf-3: MSSASELCRILTNANMTMYQTGSSEPLQPSLTTVSLPAVGDLLHLSDLSSCSANILAQWYDLNPQYWSKQNVLEWISFHVERTKFDASTLSMSYCSTDGPTLCQLTRDQLLNMFGMSLGTQLYQSLVELKAKYDLNETCKLLDNFLEEFPDFPLLSTVEVNEVVRDTSYTDFSHIFKNFENMKPLSDNGYESDSMHSSSSGGMLSFQNPSSPESRSSESDPEFSYPQFTKVHIKTERGEMKKRGRGRPPKLSRDPKHFYQTSTKSKHAPRGTHLWEFIRDILIHPEQNQNQALMKWEDRREGVFKFLKSEAVAQLWGQKKKNSSMTYEKLSRAMRYYYKREILDRVDGRRLVYKFGKNSTGWKVEEIELHGM; encoded by the exons ATGTCGTCTGCCAGTGAGCTGTGTAGGATCCTGACCAACGCTAACATGACCATGTACCAGACTGGGAGCTCAGAGCCGCTGCAGCCCAGCCTCACCACGGTGTCTCTGCCTGCCGTAGGAGACCTGCTGCACCTCTCAGACCTTTCCTCATGCAGTGCCAATATACTGG CTCAATGGTATGACCTGAACCCTCAGTACTGGAGCAAGCAGAACGTTTTGGAGTGGATCAGTTTTCACGTGGAGCGCACTAAGTTTGATGCCAGCACACTGAGCATGTCCTACTGCTCCACGGATGGACCTACACTTTGCCAACTGACCAGAGATCAGCTGTTAAACATGTTTGGAATGTCCCTCGGGACTCAGCTCTACCAGAGCCTGGTGGAACTCAAGGCCAAATACG ATCTGAATGAGACCTGCAAGCTTCTGGACAACTTCCTGGAGGAGTTCCCAGACTTCCCTCTGCTCAGCACAGTAGAAGTGAACGAAG TTGTGAGAGACACCAGCTACACTGACTTCTCACACATCTTCAAGAACTTCGAAAACATGAAGCCGCTCAGCGATAACGGATACGAGTCCGACAGCATGCACAGCTCCTCATCAG GTGGAATGCTGAGCTTCCAGAACCCCAGCTCTCCAGAATCCAGGAGCAGTGAGTCCGACCCAGAGTTCTCCTACCCTCAGTTCACAA AAGTGCACataaagacagagaggggagagatgaagaagagaggcagaggaagaCCTCCCAAACTCAGCCGAGACCCCAAACACTTCTACCAGACCTCCACAAAGAGCAAACATG CGCCTCGTGGGACACACCTGTGGGAGTTCATTAGGGACATCCTGATCCACCCAGAGCAGAACCAGAACCAGGCTCTGATGAAGTGGGAGGACCGCCGTGAGGGTGTCTTCAAGTTCCTCAAGTCTGAGGCTGTGGCCCAGCTGTGGGggcagaagaagaagaacagcAGCATGACCTATGAAAAACTCAGCCGCGCCATGAG ATACTACTACAAGAGAGAGATCCTGGATAGAGTGGACGGTAGACGGCTGGTCTATAAGTTTGGGAAGAATTCCACCGGCTGGAAGGTGGAAGAGATCGAGCTGCATGGCATGTGA